A single genomic interval of Helianthus annuus cultivar XRQ/B chromosome 13, HanXRQr2.0-SUNRISE, whole genome shotgun sequence harbors:
- the LOC110901780 gene encoding protein FAR1-RELATED SEQUENCE 5-like — MSSSNSADNISKWEERVCINSGRKFFKPKVSGSITPAVGMFFKSFDEAFAFYQRYALAAGFSARKNTSWTNGDGLVKIRYIVCSKEGFHVSKEIDSGSVENSKKIVRRNRGSKRVGCNAHVKLILENNNMYKIYYFEEEHNHIFVEDEDIHFLPAARSIDYVKESFISGLSAINIGPVKAFNIMKTMYGGFGEVGASKVDCKNYRRDLNLYIGEYDAEMVVRRLIRKKECCPGFTCDYVIGEDRRLKGLFWADEQSKKNYTVFGDIFGFDATYKSNKYDLVFVPFTGIDNHYRNVTFGGALLGSETADSYRWLLRCFVNAFGSEPKVVVTDQDAAMKRAIKDVLSRSRHRLCMWHIWEKLKTKVGPVLSANTDFNTRMTHVVWNDTISPEDFETEWHSIMSTFGLENHEWLKDMYDLRFDWIPAYYHGEDLAGLMRTTSRCESENYFFGQICNPRCTLVEFFTHFETAMDIQRHEHRRNDHDTRYIESKPWSDFVLEKQASEIYTKTIFKDIQIEIDAAITKCMSKSLDIVGDVQYFEIKDFRQPCTSFLKVQYSKQEDGLTISCSCKRFEQFGILCRHIFYVLRYDDINEFPRRYVHRRWMRDVVSVGSNHSNIRFDEIGRNSEIDKVYREIVVANEYVVNRLVGDIDELCRYRDHIKSYIDKADEVMVAAPPPSRKERFAEIGGNIEKSDSIIRVPIKTRTKGCGVQKRIKSNREIAIQKSSKIQKSCRVCGEKGHNSRTCKDKVSSNAIGSSNAM; from the exons ATGTCTTCTTCAAACTCTGCTG ATAACATTTCCAAGTGGGAGGAACGTGTATGCATAAACAGTGGAAGAAAGTTTTTCAAACCTAAAGTCAGTGGATCCATTACACCTGCTGTTGGAATGTTTTTTAAGTCATTTGATGAGGCTTTTGCGTTTTATCAGAGATATGCACTTGCTGCAGGTTTTTCTGCAAGAAAAAATACCTCTTGGACAAATGGTGATGGTTTAgtgaaaataagatatattgTCTGTTCAAAAGAAGGATTTCATGTTAGCAAAGAAAtagattctggttcagttgagaaTAGTAAAAAGATTGTTAGACGTAATAGAGGTTCAAAAAGAGTTGGATGCAATGCTCATGTGAAATTAATATTAGAGAACAATAATATGTATAAAATCTACTACTTTGAAGAAGAACATAATCATATCTTTGTGGAAGATGAAGATATTCATTTCTTGCCGGCTGCACGAAGTATCGATTATGTGAAAGAAAGTTTTATATCTGGATTGTCAGCAATCAATATTGGACCTGTTAAAGCATTCAATATTATGAAAACAATGTATGGTGGTTTTGGTGAAGTTGGTGCTAGTAAAGTTGATTGTAAGAATTATAGAAGGGATTTGAATCTTTATATCGGAGAGTATGATGCAGAAATGGTAGTTAGGCGTCTTATTAGGAAGAAAGAATGCTGTCCGGGTTTCacatgtgattatgttattggtgaagatagaagattgaaaGGGCTTTTCTGGGCTGATGAgcaatcaaaaaaaaattatacagtTTTTGGTGACATATTTGGTTTTGATGCTACTTATAAATCAAACAA GTATGATTTGGTTTTTGTTCCATTTACTGGTATTGATAATCATTATAGGAATGTCACATTTGGTGGTGCATTACTTGGTTCGGAGACTGCAGATTCTTATAGATGGCTTTTAAGGTGTTTTGTTAATGCTTTTGGAAGTGAGCCTAAAGTTGTTGTTACTGATCAAGATGCTGCAATGAAGAGAGCTATTAAGGATGTACTTTCAAGAAGTAGGCATAGGTTATGTATGTGGCACATATGGGAGAAATTGAAGACAAAG GTTGGTCCTGTTTTGTCTGCAAACACTGATTTTAATACAAGAATGACTCATGTTGTTTGGAATGATACTATTAGTCCAGAAGATTTTGAAACTGAGTGGCATTCAATAATGTCTACTTTTGGATTGGAAAATCATGAGTGGTTAAAAGATATGTACGATCTTCGATTTGACTGGATTCCTGCTTATTACCATGGAGAGGATTTGGCTGGTCTTATGCGTACTACTTCGAGATGTGAAAGCGAGAATTACTTCTTTGGTCAGATTTGCAATCCAAGATGTACACTTGTTGAATTTTTCACTCATTTTGAGACTGCAATGGATATTCAAAGGCATGAGCATAGGAGGAATGATCATGATACAAGGTATATTGAGTCTAAGCCCTGGAGTGACTTTGTATTGGAGAAACAAGCATCAGAAATATACACCAAAACAATTTTTAAGGATATTCAGATTGAAATTGATGCTGCCATTACAAAGTGTATGTCAAAGTCTCTTGATATTGTGGGTGATGTTCAATATTTTGAAATAAAGGATTTCAGACAGCCATGCACATCTTTTTTGAag GTGCAATACAGCAAACAAGAAGATGGATTAACAATAAGTTGTTCTTGCAAACGGTTTGAACAATTTGGTATATTATGCCGGCATATATTTTACGTTTTACGGTATGATGATATAAATGAGTTTCCTAGAAGATATGTTCATAGAAGATGGATGAGAGATGTTGTTTCTGTTGGATCAAATCATTCAAATATTCGGTTTGATGAAATTGGTAGGAATAGTGAAATTgataaagtttatagagaaatcGTTGTTGCAAATGAGTATGTGGTTAATAGGCTGGTTGGCGATATAGATGAGTTGTGTCGTTACAGGGAtcatattaaaagttatattgaTAAAGCGGATGAGGTTATGGTTGCTGCGCCGCCTCCTAGTCGCAAAGAAAGATTTGCTGAAATTGGAGGGAACATAGAAAAATCAGATTCTATTATTCGTGTGCCGATCAAAACAAGGACCAAAGGATGCGGTGTACAAAAAAGGATCAAGTCAAATCGTGAGATTGCAATTCAGAAATCATCAAAGATCCAGAAATCGTGCCGTGTATGTGGTGAAAAAGGACATAACAGTCGCACATGTAAAGATAAGGTTTCTTCTAATGCTATAGGTTCTAGCAATGCAATGTAA